From one Ahaetulla prasina isolate Xishuangbanna chromosome 18, ASM2864084v1, whole genome shotgun sequence genomic stretch:
- the LOC131187215 gene encoding solute carrier family 2, facilitated glucose transporter member 5-like — protein MKLGAGRFTTLMVTPQVLPSSPQNDSPALALLSIVLIFVFFVGYIMGPASILPVIIGELFLQSSRASAYTIAGFVNWGINFCSTLLFLLTESYLKTYYLLMYWPLMILAFIYIFWVLPETSGKTFQEIQENMAACTFRKSRKITAE, from the exons ATGAAGTTGGGGGCGGGGAGGTTTACTACTTTGATGGTCACCCCACAGGTGCTTCCTTCCTCTCCACAGAACGACAGCCCCGCGTTGGCCCTCCTCAGCATTGTTCTGATTTTCGTCTTCTTTGTGGGCTACATAATGGGACCAG CTTCCATTCTCCCCGTAATTATCGGTGAATTGTTCCTCCAGTCATCCCGAGCGTCCGCGTATACGATTGCAGGATTCGTCAATTGGGGAATAAATTTTTGCTCAACTTTGCTGTTTCTTCTGACTGAG tcctaccttaagacCTACTACTTGCTCATGTACTGGCCTTTGATGATCCTCGCCTTTATTTACATTTTCTGGGTACTCCCGGAAACAAGCGGCAAGACATTTCAAGAGATCCAGGAGAACATGGCGGCCTGCACCTTCAGAAAGTCAAGAAAAATAACCGCTGAATAG